Genomic window (Apis cerana isolate GH-2021 linkage group LG1, AcerK_1.0, whole genome shotgun sequence):
ATCGTAAAACTCGCGGTAAATAATCGATGATCGAACATCGAGTGGGTATCGATTGGTTACGACGGTGGTTTAGAAATGATGTTAGAGGGGAAAAATTCGAGGAATACGAAACAGGCAGATACAGTTATAACGCGGCCAAGTTGAGCTGGCATATCGATAACAATGCTTAGGCGTGTCGCGGCCGTGTTGCAACCGATTTCAACCGCAATCGTCCGTATTAGCATCGACGCGTGAGCAGTGCTCGCGTCCGCACGTGCACGTTCCTCCGCCGGATAACAGTACATACGTGTACCACGCGTAATGTCGAACAGATATAGGTGCAACTAGTAGCGATATCCACGTCATATCCACGATACCAGTTTTGCAGCGGCCGGTCGTCGCCACGAAGATGCGTTAAATGTCAAGGCGAGGACGCGGTGGGGTTTTGTCCTGGAGGATAGATCCTCGCCTTTTATGCGATCGGTCAATGAGCTCCGCGAAAGGAACACGCGTCATCCTCGCTTATCTCTCGTCCGGAGTTGGCGTTCGAAACGCGCTGCTTGGGGCGTCGACCCGTTCCAGAGGAAAACTCTGAAGAAAGAGAgtacttgaaatttttctaatcgttCAAGAAGCCAAAGTTTTTCGCGTTCCGATCGATATCTTGGATATTGGAGTTATTATAGAGtgtagtaaataaatttacgagCGTTTTACGAATCTCTTCCTGCACTTTCGTTGTACAACGttgatcgattttaaatttaccgaTACGATAATGGATGTCGGTTAACAACGGGATTTATCCGAGTTTGCAACGATAGATATTCATTTATCCctaatattatgtaacttttaatctaatatttcacGTTTCACGACTCGAAATTGAATTCGTAccgtgaataatatttatccagATATTAAACGAAAGTAACACGATTGAAATATATCCGACGGTGaggataatttattcaaagttaATATTCTTTCCTAAGTAAAAgacgttttattaaaaaggagCAAGTCATTGCTCGGTGTTTAAtcctttgtttaataaatatgtacgtACGCTTTTATTGACATTATCCTTTCACTCAAGTgcgcaataaatttaatcaattcataGACATCATTAGAAAAcgagtttttatttaagtagGTATATTTTAACGACACATTTGACATAAAGATATACgtattttacgaaatatttataatattattaaatattacattctaATAAATGTTAGTATaactttggaaaaatttctctctctgcgTGTTTTTCAGGATTCCGTGGCGTCCGCCTCCGAAATAGGGGAGGAATACGAGGACGGTGACGATTCGGACATGTACATGGAAGCGGAGAGCAGCGAGACCGATCGGATCGATAAGGGGGGGGAGCGACGCGGGAGGGAAAGTTACGCGAATACGACCGGTCGTCCGAGCGTGGAGGGCGGCCAAGATGGAAAAAGCGAGGCGTCCACCACGTCCAAGTGGAGGGATCAGGAAGCGGAGAATACGAAAGAAAGCGATCGAACGGATTCGGAGGAGAAGAGCTTGGAAACCGAGAGTCAGAACTTCTTCCCCTCGTTCGCCGACTTGTTCGCCAATCAGAGGAGTTCGTTCGCGGAGCAACAAAGGTACAGGCCTCAGAACAGATTCCTGGGATACCTGCAACGCGATCGAAACGGCTATCAAACGTCGGGGGTAACCGGGGGGAAAGACGTTCATCATCCCCTTCTAGGCTCGGGCAACTTCGGAGTGATTCGAGGCGGCACCTACTATcccgaggagaaggagaacgaCGAATATTCGGTGGACGATACGCTCTACAACCCTTACTATCACGGGGGGAACCGTGGCCGCGCAAATTATTTCAGGAATCCTAAACCGCAACCGATTCGCGGTGGCGATTTCTTCGCCAACTTCCGAGACTTCGCCGACATCACCGCTCCCCCGAAGTCCAGTTTCTCCCACTTGTCCGTCGTTTACGCCAACAAAAACGCGACGGGAACGCGTCTCGGTCAGGAGCCCAGAAATATCATCGAAACCCTGAGGATGCTGGAAGAGGAAGGGCAAACGAGCTCCGAGGTGGCGGTCGGCACGGAATTACCGAGGAAGAAACAGAGCAAAGGAAAGAGGAAGTTGATGAAGATGAAGCAGTACGAAGAGGACAAGGCGAGGAGATCCTCCCGCATCACCGTCGAGCCTTTGTTGGCGCTTAGTTGAACCTCGCGTTTCGGAATTGAAATTGTAAGGTAGTGCGGACGCGAACCACGGGATACgtaccctccccctcccccccaaaaaaagaaaaaaaacgcgaAATCTGGCTACGAGATTAGAACCAAAGTGTGAACGAAAAATATTGTCATTTGTCCTATCGTCGGAGAAGGATTTCGTGCGAAGAAGAATGCGAAGAAAGGATCGATCAAAGGGACAACTcgcgtgattttttttttccccccactaattttcaataattcgatgcgtcgattttgtatttaacGAGAAGAACGTtagtataattagaaattttacatcAACGCGTTCCGTTTCGTATTTGtgaattattggaattaaCGTAACCGCCTCGACGTACTTTCCAATTTTCGTGGCAATTGTACAGATTGCGTGTAAACCGAGTATTTTTctccaattatttaaatcgttcGCTACGAAGGATAAACTGTGTGTATCGTTTCGCTTTCGTAATTCCATGTTTCGGACGTTCCTCGGAAAGAAAACTAAAAGCGTCAAAATATAGGTTGCCATCGAAATCGAGCCGCTGAAATAAACACCGTGGACAGTCGGAGCTCGACTGAaattactttgaaaatttcgaatcgaagtaTCGAAGAGCGCTCTGTTCGATCGGACGAGATATCCGaattggaagaagaaagacCATATCGGAAATGATACGTGTCCGACTCTGATTAACGAATATCCTCGTGTCTAaggataattaaaagtatctaTGAAATAGTGTTTTTATCGCGTCGATCGATCAATCTCGCAATTTTTCCGTGGAAATATTCTTCGAGTTAATCATTCATTATCGAACGAGAGAAGATCGCGTCAAACTCGTTTATAGCAATTCACGGACACGTTTTGATCGAATGCATTTGCGCGTGCACCTTCGTTATGCTCGAGTAAACTTCGGTCCGGTACGAGTGGAGACCGTGTACGTTAACGGGTTGATCTCTCCGTTCACGGGCTGCGCGCACGCGCTTTCACGCGCGCGTTCTTCACTACGTGTATTTGTAACCAGTGTGTTAAAAACACCACGAGtgttaaaaaaggaaagaaaaaaaaaaaacagaaaattcgCGAAAACGGAAATCGGAAGGAGAAACATTTGCGTTTGTCACGGccttttgtaaataaatttctactgCTCTGCCTCGCGTTTTCTTTAGTGTTTTAGCTAAAGCGGAACCGGACATTAACATTTGCGTCTTCGTTCGATGAACATGCGCGTGTATTCGTTCGCGGACCGTATTTCTGCGTTTAACTATGATTGTAGTTGTAAACTACGCTAAGGTATCTATCGTAGATAAGTATATCtcgtatttgtttcttttctacGTTGCAGACTGTCTCGctgcatttattaaattcacaaaGACTGttcatctattaattattattattatcggcTTGGCGTAGAATTTGTTCATCTCTtgtcgttaattaaattaaactaatatcTTCCACCACAAAAAAAGTATCGAATTTTTGTTCAGATTTACACGTATGCGATTTTTCTTCTCACATCACGATCCTttgatatttctcttttttatacgTTCGTATGTCAAGTTATGCGTATCTCCAAATCGTTGTCGACGATTTGTCCttcgtttttttcaaaaattttcgatacgaATCATGGCATATAAAGATTCACCATTCCACTTCATGCTAGAATACTCTATATAAAGACGAAAAGTCCACCAGTGAATCTTTCGCTGTAGATTTCGAcgtattgttatataaagattttgttGTTGTTTATTTTAAGTACAATAGTATAggtatgataattaaatgctCGATCACTGTGTCTCGTACCGTATATAATCTCGTACTGTATACTGCAAGGGACACGTGATGAAGTATcgaaataaagtatatttttcataatttatgcgAATGTGAAAACCTGTTATGATCATTTCCTGCGatttaatacgaaaaaaaaaaaaaaaaatttttttcctctcaagGTAAGTAAACTTTaccatttataattgtaataaaatttatttatcgtaaaatGGTTAAAAAAACACATTCAAATACTAATAGAtacacacatttttttttttagttaataaatatttatatacacgcgaacaatatatttaaaaaaaagctataaaataaagtttaacattaatcgaaatatttataattcattataaataaataaataaataaatatatatatataggagtTTCagcgttttaaaaaaataaacgcgaATAAACACGCGAAGgaaacgatattattaattcatatgttTCTTCATCGTGCCGATTAGTTTTCCGATTCCAGTATAAATTTCTGCATACGTCGCAGGTTTATACATCCAAGCTGGCGTACTAAAAACGTTGTATTTTTTACACTTCGTCATTCCCTTTACGCTTTTCTCCTCGATCTTGGCTCCCATGTCTTTAGCTTTTTTAATAGCATCGGCAAACGGCCATTCTTCCGCTGGTGCTAAATACGATTATTACgcgaata
Coding sequences:
- the LOC107992407 gene encoding uncharacterized protein LOC107992407 isoform X1, with protein sequence MKTIVAKILIVVSLTGTQVLGYPPQERLTPDGAPVPADAVVHEDSVASASEIGEEYEDGDDSDMYMEAESSETDRIDKGGERRGRESYANTTGRPSVEGGQDGKSEASTTSKWRDQEAENTKESDRTDSEEKSLETESQNFFPSFADLFANQRSSFAEQQRYRPQNRFLGYLQRDRNGYQTSGVTGGKDVHHPLLGSGNFGVIRGGTYYPEEKENDEYSVDDTLYNPYYHGGNRGRANYFRNPKPQPIRGGDFFANFRDFADITAPPKSSFSHLSVVYANKNATGTRLGQEPRNIIETLRMLEEEGQTSSEVAVGTELPRKKQSKGKRKLMKMKQYEEDKARRSSRITVEPLLALS
- the LOC107992407 gene encoding uncharacterized protein LOC107992407 isoform X2; its protein translation is MDGAPVPADAVVHEDSVASASEIGEEYEDGDDSDMYMEAESSETDRIDKGGERRGRESYANTTGRPSVEGGQDGKSEASTTSKWRDQEAENTKESDRTDSEEKSLETESQNFFPSFADLFANQRSSFAEQQRYRPQNRFLGYLQRDRNGYQTSGVTGGKDVHHPLLGSGNFGVIRGGTYYPEEKENDEYSVDDTLYNPYYHGGNRGRANYFRNPKPQPIRGGDFFANFRDFADITAPPKSSFSHLSVVYANKNATGTRLGQEPRNIIETLRMLEEEGQTSSEVAVGTELPRKKQSKGKRKLMKMKQYEEDKARRSSRITVEPLLALS
- the LOC107992407 gene encoding uncharacterized protein LOC107992407 isoform X3, coding for MYMEAESSETDRIDKGGERRGRESYANTTGRPSVEGGQDGKSEASTTSKWRDQEAENTKESDRTDSEEKSLETESQNFFPSFADLFANQRSSFAEQQRYRPQNRFLGYLQRDRNGYQTSGVTGGKDVHHPLLGSGNFGVIRGGTYYPEEKENDEYSVDDTLYNPYYHGGNRGRANYFRNPKPQPIRGGDFFANFRDFADITAPPKSSFSHLSVVYANKNATGTRLGQEPRNIIETLRMLEEEGQTSSEVAVGTELPRKKQSKGKRKLMKMKQYEEDKARRSSRITVEPLLALS